TAATCGTCCTGGCCGGACGATGAAGTCGCCTTTGCCTTTATCGGGTCAGGCGCGTTAAATTCTACCTCAAAAAAGGAGAAACCCCATTTGGTCGCCCGCTTGATAAGGTCAAGCTTCACGTAACGGGCTTTGACCGGAGTAAGCTTTATGATCTCGGTCCCGCCGGAACCGTTCTTCTTTTCATAGACTTTTTTCCATGAGGTCTTATCGTTGGAGACGAGGATGTCATAATCGCTCCCGTAGGCGGCTTCCCAGGTGAGAGTTATCTTCTTTATTTCGGTAGGTTGGCCGAGGTCGATGATCAACCATTGGTTATCTTCGAACGTGCTGGACCAACGTGTAGACGGGTCGCTGTCTATGGCGAACTGTGGATTGAGATTCTCTCCGCTTGAAGATGCGGATGCCTTCCATTCCGCGGCGTGGGAAAACTGGCTGAAACAGGCAAGAACCGACAAAACCAGGACAAAACCGAGCTTTTTACCGGACATCTTCCCTCCTAAAGTTGCATCCCCCTGAATGTTATACAATAATACATTAACATATCTCCCAATGCAAGCCATTTTGTGTTATCATTGCCCTATGGAAAAAACTCCCCTCAGGCTTTCTCTTTTGGATGAAGATTTCCTGGAAGAACGGGAATGTTTCATGCTCTTCGAGACGAGCCTTTTTGACGGCGAAAATTCGAAAAGCTACATCCTCTTCGACCCGGTCGATACCATAAAGGTTGACAGGTTCAGTAATGTCAAACGGGCGTTCGAGCGCATAGAGGAGTATTCGAAGGGACACTTTCTTGCCGGATATTTTTCGTATGAACTGGGATATTATTTCGAGAAAGCGTCTTTCGCCCCGAAAGATCCCTCTTCACGTCCGCTGATCCACCTGTGTATATTCAAAAATATGATGACCTTCGACCACAGAACAGGAATGTTATCGCCCCGTATGCCCGGCCTTTTCACGGAAGAGGCCGGCCGGCGCGATTTTCGCGTCGATAATCCGAGGTTCAACCTTACGAAGCATGCATACTTCCGTAAGATATCACGGATAAAAAAACATATTAAAAACGGCGACACCTACCAGGTCAATCTTACCGGGAAATACTCCTTCGGTTTCTCGGGCAGCGCCTTTTCTTTCTACCGGGACCTCAAGGAAAAACAGAACGTGCCGTATGGCGCCTTCTGCAAACTGGGCGGGGGATATCTCCTCTCGCTATCCCCCGAACTCTTCTTCAGGAGAGACGGCAATACCATATACTCCAGGCCGATGAAAGGGACGATCGGACGAGGCGCGAATATGAAGGAGGACCGCAGCAGGATATCGGAGCTTAAACACAACGCCAAGGAAGTCGCGGGAAACCTGATGATCGTCGACCTGATACGAAACGACCTGGGAAAGATCTCAAAGGCCGGCAGCGTCAAGGTATCTTCGCTCTTCGACGTAGAAAAATACAATACCCTTTTCCAGATGACCTCTACCATAAAAAGCGTTTTAAGGGACGACGTGACCTATTTCGATATATTCAGGAGCCTCTTTCCGGGGGGGTCTGTTACCGGCGCCCCCAAAATAAGGACGATGCAGATAATAAAGGATCTCGAGAAAGCCGACAGGAAGGTCTACTGCGGCGCGCTCGGCATCATCTTTCCAGGAAATAAAGCGGTCTTTAACCTGCCTATCAGGACGATATCCATATCGCGCGGGAAAGGCAGGGTCCTGAGCAAAGCGAAGGGCGAGATGGGCGTCGGCGGAGGGATAACAGTCGATTCCGACCCGGAGGAGGAATACCGCGAATGCGTCCTAAAGGCCAGGTTCCTCACGGAAAGGCACAGCCCTTTCTCTCTTATCGAGACGATGCTGTGGGACGGGAAATTCAAGTTCCTGGACCGGCATCTCGGAAGGATGCGCGATTCGGCCGCGTATTTCGGGTTCGTTTTTGACCGCGCGAAGATAACCGGTAAATTGAAAAGCGCCCGGAAGGCCTTTAAAAGGGGTTTTCAATACAGGGTGCGGGTCTTGATGCCTAAAGACGGCGAAGCAACTATAGAAGCCTCGAAGATCGAACGGAACCCGGGGCGCTCCGCAGCGCCTGTCGCGGTCTCGGGATCAAGGACTGATCCCGGCAACTTATTCCTCTACCACAAAACGACAAACAGGGGACTTTACGACGCTGAATATAAGCGTCATCGTGCGAAAGGATATTTCGACGTCATATTTCTTAATACGCAAGATGAAGTGACCGAGGGCGCCATAACAAACATTGTGGTAAAGAAAAACGGGAGATTTTACACTCCCCCTCTCTCCTCCGGCCTTCTGCCCGGCGTCTTCAGGGCATATTTGATAAAAACCGGCCGGGTGAAGGAGAAGAGGATATTTTTGGATGACCTGCGTAAAGCCGATAAGGTATTTCTTTGTAATTCGGTCCGGGGGCTCGTTGAAGTCAAATTGACTTCTCCCTGTCCTTAACCTATAATAGACCATTATGATAGCCGAAATAATCTCTATAGGCACCGAGATTCTCCTTGGGCAGATACTGAACACTAACCAACAGTGGCTCTCTTTGAAACTCGCCGAACTGGGGATAGATGTCTATCACCAGTCTACCGTAGGGGATAACCCGGAACGTTTGGGCCGCGCGATACGGCAGGGGATGCTCCGCTCGGATATCGTGATAACTACCGGCGGACTGGGCCCTACCGTAGACGATATCACCCTCGAGGCGATATCGCGCGCGATGCCGAAAAAACTCATCTTTCACAGTGCGATAGCCTCTAAAATAAAAGCTCATTTCGGGAGCCAATGCCTGAATATGCCTTCCGGAAACCTCAGGCAGGCGCACATCCCCGAAGGAGCGAAGATCTTCGGGAACGATGTCGGCACCGCCCCGGGCTTCCTCGTCGAACAGGACGGAAAAATGCTGATAGCCCTTCCCGGGCCGCCGCGCGAATTAAACCCGATGTTCGAAAGATACGCAATGCCTTACCTGAAAAAGAAAGCCGGACCTGGCCGGGTAATGAAGATCCGCACGATAAACATAACCGGCCTGGGCGAAGAGGCCGTAGACCTTAAAGTAAAAGACCTGTTAAAAAGCCCGCCGCCGGCCACTGTAGGCATTTACGCCAAACCGGCTTTGATAGAATTAAAGATAACGGCGAAGGCGAAAAATGAAAAAGCCGCGAAGACCCTGATAGACAGGATCGACAAAAAGATCTCCGCGCGGCTGAAAGGTTATGTATTCGGCCGCGATAATGAGACCCTAGAGGGCGCAGTGGGAAAGATCCTGGCCGCAAATGCAAAAACGCTCGCAATAGCCGAATCCTGCACCGGCGGGCTTATCTCGACCAGGATCACCGATATCCCTGGAAGCTCGAGATATTTCAGGATGGGGGTCGTCGCTTACTCGAACGACGCGAAGATATCCCAACTATGCGTCTCGCCCGGCACAATTTCAAAATATGGGGCAGTGAGCCGCCAAACTGCCATAGAAATGGCAAAAAACATCAGGGATATCTCAGGGGCGGATATCGGACTTTCTGTCACAGGGATCGCCGGGCCCGGCGGCGCCACAAAGGCAAAACCGGTCGGGCTTGTCTATATAACTCTCGCCATGCCGGGAAAGACTATCTGCAAGGTATTCCGTTTCAGGGGCGACCGGGAAATGATCAAATTCAGGAGTTCGCAGGCGGCGCTCGATCTTCTCAGAAGATATCTGTAGAGCCCTTCTTCCCTATATCCTTCACAAGGCAGACTTGGTCCTTCCCGTGTTGTTTTGCCCAGTATAAGGCGTCGTCCGCCTTCTTGAACAGCTGCTGCTGTGTTGTGCCGTCATCCGGATAGACGGCGATGCCCATACTTATGGTGAAAGAGATGGATTTACCGTCGACCTTTATCTCTTTGGCCTTGACCGCTTCCCTCAGCCTTTTTCCTACGGTGACGGCATTGCCTGTATCGGACCTGGCTAGAAGGACGACAAACTCATCCCCGCCGTACCTGCCTATCGCGTCCACGGGCCGGCCTTTGACATCGAAATTACGTATATGCACCTTTAGGATGTCCGCCAGCGAGGTTATTATCATGTCGCCCGCCTGATGGCCATAGAGGTCGTTATACCTCTTAAACCCGTCGATATCGATTATGATAAGGGCGAATTTCTCTTTGGACCTTACGGCCCTCTTTACTTCTTCATCGAGGCGAGCGAGAAAAAAATTATGCACATAGAGGCCGGTGAGGCTGTCGCGGATGGAAAGCTCTTTCACCTCTTCGTATAATCTAGCTTTTTCTATCGTGATCGCCGCCTGGTTCGCTAGTATATCGATACTCTCCCGCTCGTCTTTTGTTATCGGCTGCTGGCTGAAGATATTATCTACCACAAGCACGCCTATCCTGGCGTTCTTCACCATCATCGGGACGTAAAGGAACATGCCTTCTGTCCCCTGCGCCCCGGGAACCGGGGGTGGCCCTTCATCGAACAGGCTGTCAACTATCGTGTTAACGCCTCTTTCGATCCGGTAATGTTCCATTTCTATAGGCCTGGCGACTTTCCTGATATCGGCGCTGGCGACTCCTTTCAAGATATTCTCTTCCTTATCAATTAAATAGAGTTTTGCCCTGTCGAAATGCAGCACCTCGACAGCGCTCTTGAGGATTATCGAAAGCACGTGACTTAATTCCAGGGTGCTGGCCATGGCCTCGCTTATCTTGGAGAGGGCCAGGAGCATGCTTATCTTCCGCAGATTGGCGTGAAACACCTTTATGTGCCTTATACCCCTGCTGAATTCCCTGGCGTAGTCGCTTAGCATATTTTTTTCTTCGGGTGTTATCTTCTTCTTGCTGGCCAGTTTATCCGCCATAAGGAACCCAAGTTTATAATCCGCGGTAATCAGCGGCAGGCATATCTGCAGACCGTCGTCCCATATTGCGGAATCGCTCTTTCCGAGGAATACATCGACCAGCATCCCGCCGCCATCGTCCTTTACGGGTATCCTGCTCTCTCCGGCTATTATCCCCTTTCCCCTCATCCGTGCCTGATAGCATTCCAGCGAGTTTGTCGTCTCCTCGTAGAGGAATATATAGACGGCGTCGAAACCGATATCTTCGAGAATAGACTTAAGCCCCGCCTTGAGGGTTTGGTCCAGCCCGGTCTCAAGCTGGAAGAATACCCTTACCGAATCCTGCAGGATCCTGAGGTGATCTTGTAATTTTTCTCTTCCGATCTTCTCTTCCACCGAGCCCGTCCTATAATGATAAGATATAATTTACCTGGTCGGCGTATCTGCGCGCCTCGGAAGCCAGGTACTTTTCGTTATACTTCCGGGTTTTTATCGCGTCGATGAGGTTCCCGAAAAACTCGGTTATAATGAATTCGACCCCGCCCCAGAAATCTATCTGCCTGTAGCTCCTGCCGTATTCGCTGTAAGTCTGTTTCAGGACCTTCTCCTGATCGGTCTCCCCGCGGAAGATCTCGGAGAATGGCTCGATGCCCGCGGGCAGTGTGCCTATAGACTTATACAGGTTGACCTGCGATTCATTCGAGGTAAGGAATTTCATGAAGAGCCAGGCCTCATGTTTATTCGCCGAATAGTTCGATATCGCCAGGTTGCTTCCTCCCGCGAAACTGAAACGTCCGGCCGGCCCGGAAGGGAGAAAAGCCACCCCGAACTTATCGATTATCTCCGGCGACGCGCGATTTGAGGACGTCCCGAAGAAACCGGGGATGTAATCTGCGGCGACGAACGCGCCGGCTATGCACATGGCGTATTTTCCGGTAATAAAAAAATCATGCCCCGGATATGCCGGGACTTTCCTTTCCCGGACCGGCGCGTAATCCCTGTTCATCAGGTCGAAGTAGAACTTTATCCCCCTCAGGGCCTCTTCCTTGTCAAAGGCCGCGGCAAGGCCGTCTTTTGAGAGGTAATCCCCTCCTGACGACCATATCCAGGGGACGGTATCATGGACAAGCCCCTGGTCTTTTATGTCAGAAACGCCGAGGACCCCAATAGGCCCGTTGCCGTGGTCATACCCCTTGAGGACCGAGCATGTCTTTTCGAAAAGTTCCCATGTTGAGATATCGCCGGCTGAAAGATTGAACTTCTTGAACATATCTTTCCTGTAGAAGAGCATCCTGGTCTCGGCGCCCCACGGGATGGCGTGTATCAGCCTTGTCGTTTCGTCCTCACAGGTAGCCCACGAGACGGGATGGAATTTGTTCTTCAGCCTCTCTTCAGAGGCCTCTGAAGTAAGGTCAGCTAATGAGCCTACGGATGCGAGGGTCTTCGTCCAGGTATTCCCTATCTGGAAGATATCCGGCAGCTGCTTGGTCTTGGCCGCGAAAATTATTCTTTTCCACGCCTGGGTCCAGGGGATTATCGAGAGGTCTATCTTTATTCCGGGGTGGGTCCTCTCAAATTCTTCTATCTCTTTGTCCATCATCGGGCCCGTGTCGACGCCGCCTATGGGCATGACCCAGAATTTGAGAGATACGGGATTTTTCATATTTAAAATTATACCACCAGGTTGATTAAAGTCAACGCGTAATGTATAATCTCAGTCAAATGGGTGAGACTATAAGGGTTTTCATAGCGATAGAGATTCCTCCAGAGGCGCGCGATGAACTCATCTCAGTCCAGGCAACGCTCAAAAGATCCGGCGCCGATGTTAAGTGGGTCGAACCGGAGAATATCCACCTCTCACTCCGGTTCATCGGGGACGTAGGGCCGGATAAGGCGGAGGAGATAAAAAACCAGCTTGCCGTCGTCGCTTCCGCTTCCAAAGCATTTGAACTCACGATAAAAGGCATAGGAGCATTCCCCGACCTTGACCATCCCGGGGTCATATGGGCAGGCGTGGACCGGGGGGCCGCCGAATCGGCGCGGATCGCGGATGACCTGGAGGCTAAATTACGCGCCATAGGCATCGCCGGGGAAGAGAGGGAATTTCATCCTCACATAACGCTTGGGAGGGTCCGTAGCGGGAGGAACGGCGACAAATTGCGCGGGCTTGTCGAAACGGTCGGGTTTGAGGCTGGCCCGGCGATAAAAGCGGAATACCTTACGCTCTTCATGAGCCGGCTGACGCCACAGGGCTCTGTTTATACCGCGCTTTTGAAGGCCAAGATGGCTATAAGCCGGACCGAGAGGTTCGCGTAGGCAGCCGCAACCACATCATCCAGCACCACTCCCCACGGGCTCTCCATTTTTTCTATCCGTTTGATCGGGAAGGGTTTCGTTATGTCGAATACCCTGAACAATACGAAAGCAAGGGCGATCAACTCCGGCCTCATCGGTATGAACAGGAGCGCTATCATCATCCCTATCGCCTCGTCAATTACTATCCTCCTCGAATCCTTTTTTCCGAAGAGCTCCTCCGCGCCCCTTATAACCAGAAGCGCCGCCGCCGTCAATACCGATAAGGTTATGAACGTGACCGGAAGGCTGTAATTCACAAGAAGGAAAAGCAGCAGGCCGCACACAGAACCGGCCGTACCGGATACCTTGGGGATATAGCCCGCGTAGAAACACGTGCTCACAAGCCTGATGACGGTCTTCAATTGAACAGCTTCCTGTTCTTTATGAAAAAGGATATCCCGGACGTAAGCGTAAGCGCGACGGTAATGAGCATGACGAAGAATATCAGGTTAAGGAGCCACTTCTCGGTATCGACATTCCAGAAAGCGAGGGAAGTTCCGGCGTCCTTGAACATCAAGAATATGAGTATCATCGATACGGCTATCATCTGCGAGACGGTCTTGTGCTTTCCCGCTTCTTCCGCCTCGATGACTTTCCCCCTTGTAAGTGCGGCGATCCTCAACCCGGTGACCGTAACTTCCCTTGCCATTATTACCACTACCGTCCACGCCGGGATGAGCTCAAGCTCGACGAAAGCCAGGAAAGCCGACAGGACGAGGATCTTGTCGGCTATCGGGTCCATCAATTTCCCGAAATCGGTTATCTTGTTTTCTTTCCGGGCAAAATACCCGTCGAAATAATCGGTAAGGGATGCAGCCGCGAAGGTAAAGAATGCGAAATATTTCGCGCCCTGCCATTTGGCAAAAAGGAAATACATAAGGACGAAAGCCAGGAATATCCTGGAGATAGTTAGTTTGTTCGAAAGGTTCATTTAGCCAGTTCTTTCTCGCTGATCAGATCATATTCCAGAGCGCCCGTTATCCTCGCGGTCGCGAAATCCCCTACCCTGATGCCGGGACCATTTATGTATACCCCCCCGTCGATCTCCGGGGCATCCATATATGTCCGGCCCAGGTAATGCTTTCCGCCGGAGGCCTCCTTTTCGTCGATAAGGACCTCAAACCTGCGGCCTATGCATCTTTTGTTATTATCCGAAGAGATGCGGCGCTGTGCCTTCATCAACTCGTTCCACCGCGCTAATTTTTCTTTTTCGGGTATACGGCCATTCGAACCCGCTGCAGGAGTCCCCTCTTCCGCCGAATACACAAAAGCACCGAGCCGCTCAAATCTTGTCTCTTTAACAAAATCGAGAAGTTCTTTGAATTCCTTATCCGTCTCGCCCGGAAAACCCGCGATGACGGCGGTACGGATGGCTATCCCCGGGATGCGCCCGCGCAATCTTGCGATCAGGCCCCTGATCGACGCGCTTGACGTCCCCCTCCTCATCGCCTTAAGTATCCTGTCATTGATATGCTGGACAGGCAAGTCGATATATTTGCATATCCTTTCCTCGCCGGCTATGACCGAGATCAACCCGTCATTTAAATGTGCCGGATGCGCGTACATGAGCCGCATCCACCGCGCCCCTTTGAGCCGCGCGAGCCTTTTAAGCAATTCCGCAAGCGCGGGCCGGCGGTAAAGGTCGACGCCGTAGAGGGTGGTATCCTGCCCTATCAGATTTATCTCTTTTACACCCCTGCCTATAAGGTCCTGTGCCTCGGCGACGATCGATCCCATACCTCGGCTCCTGTGCCTGCCGCGTATCTTAGGTATGACACAGAAGGAGCATTTATGCGAACAGCCCTCGGAGATCTTTATGTAGGCGAAATGCCTTGGGGTAAGAGCCTGCCTGGGCGTTTTCCAGTCATAGAGGTATACGGGGTTACGTGTGACGCTGTAGATCCTCTTCCCGTCCATGATATCATTTATGATCCCGGGAAGCCTTGCGAAACCCTCGACGCCTATGAAACCGTCTATCTCGCCCATCTCTTTTTGCAGCGCCTTGCCGTATCTTTGCGGGAGGCAGCCCGCGACAAGTATCCCCTTTATTTTTCCGGAGTTCTTGAATTCGATGAGGTCGAGGATGGTCTCGATAGATTCTTTTTTGGCGTCTTCTATAAAAGAACAGGTATTGACTATTACTATATCCGCGCCGCGGGGGGATGCCGTTACCGCGAACCCGGAATCTTTAAGCGTGCCTAAAATTATCTCGGAATCTACCAGGTTCCTCGCGCAGCCCAATGAGATAAGCGATATCTTGGTCGGCATTTAGGATAGCGCTACTTGTGTAATCTCAGGCCTTTTATCACGCCTTTTCCCAACGGGGCCAGGGGTGTCCCGTTCATATCCGCTGTCAGCGCCTCGCCCTTGCTGGCTGAGACCTCGAAAGATTCCTTCGCCTCCCATTTCTCGCTCGATCCCTTCTTCAGGATGCCGTCGTATACGACGCTGCCGTCGACCCTTAACTTCAAATATACGTCAGCGCGCGCCTTAAGCGAGAGCATGAGGTTTTCGCCTTTCGGTATCCGCAGGGCCTGCGCTGCCGCGGCCTTAGGCGCCGGCTTAGCCGCCGGTTTCGGCTTTACCGACACTACAACCTTATTTTCGGCCTTAGGCCTTGATTTGAAGAACGCGATCGTCTTTGAGCCTGCAATGCCTATAAATTTAACGGTGAAGAAGATGACCAGCACGGCTATCGCTGCATAGATCATCTTTTTGAAGGGGAATTTGATTCCTGCGGGCGCCGTACCCCACCTATCATCCTTATTAAGGACAGAGATCTGCTCCTTGAACGCGGGCTTCTCCCCGGTAAAGCTCTCGGCCAGAGATGCGCCGTCAAGCCCCAGGTAATCGGCGTATTTCTTGATAAAGCTCTTTATATAGACCGGGCCTGATATAAATTCCTGCGCCCTGTCCGCCTCGATGGCGCTTAAGATCTTCCCGCTTATGCGGGTTTCTTTTTGCGCCTCATCGATCGATATCCCTTTTGATTCCCGCGCGTCCTTTATTCTCGACCCGATTGATTCCATTTCGCTTTTACCGCCTCCATGGTATCTATCAGTATATCACGGGGTTTCGAACCGTTATAAGGACCGACTATCCCTTCGGCTTCCATTGTGTCTACGAGGCGCGCGGCCCTTGTGTAGCCGAGCCCGAGACGGCGCTGGAGCATCGAGACCGAAGCCTGTTTGGTCTCCAACACCATCCTTACCGCTTCCTCGTACATCTCGTCCTTCTCGTATGTCTTGCCGTGGGATTTCTTTTCTTGTTCTTTCTGTATCTCTTCGTCGTATTCGGCCGTCCTCTGTTCCTTTATAAAACTTATGACCCTCTCTATCTCCCTGTCCTTGACAAGGCATGCCTGCGCGCGGGTCGGCTTCGCGTCTCCGGGGCGCATAAAAAGCATATCGCCTTTACCGAGCAGTTTATCCGCACCGTTCATGTCGAGGACGGTCCGCGAGTCGACCTTAGAGGCGACCTTGAAGGATATCCTTGCCGGGAAATTGGCTTTGATGACGCCGGTCACGACGTCGACCGAAGGCCTTTGCGTCGCGAGTATTATATGTATGCCCACCGCGCGGGAGAGCTGGGATAACCTTGTTATTGCGTTCTCAACCTCCTGCGGCGCGACGAGCATAAGGTCGGCCAGCTCATCGATTATCACCACTATATAAGGAAGGACTTCCGGCACTTCCTCCTGGTCCTTGAATTCGCCCTTGCTTAATTTTTCGTGGAAGAACTCGATATTCCTTACCGCCAGGCGCGCGAAGAGCCTGTAGCGCGAATCCATCTCGCTGACGACCCAGTTCAGGGCGCCGGAGACCTTCTTATGGTCGGTCACGACTGGGCACAAGAGATGCGGAAGGCCGTTGAACATCGCCAGCTCGACCATCTTCGGGTCGACCATCAGGAATTTCACTTCATCGGGAGAGGCGTTAAAGAGCATGGAACTTATTATGGAATTGACGCAGACAGTCTTGCCGGAACCGGTCGTTCCGGCGATCAACATATGCGGCATCTCGCCGAGGTCTGCGACGACAGGCGTCCCGGCAATATCCTTGCCCAGAGCGAGAGTAAGCTTGGATTTCGAATTCTGAAATTCGGATGACTGCAGTATCTCTTTGAGGTATACGAGCGAACTCGAGGAGTTCGGTACCTCAACGCCCACCCTCGCCTTTCCCGGGATAGGTGCCACTATCCTCACGCTCTGCGCCTTCATAGCCAGGGCAATATCGTCGGAGAGGCTCGTTATCTTCGTTACTTTTACGCCGGGCGCGGGCTCCAGCTCGTACCTGGTAATGACAGGGCCGCGCTCTACGGCCGTGATCTTTACCTCGATCCCGAAATCCGCCAGGGTCTCTTCGAGCACCTTGGCGCTCGCGTCCAGGTCGTCGCTTATCTTACGCTCTTCGAGCGGGGGCGGCGAATCAAGCAGGCTCATATCCGGCAGTTTATAATCACCTATGACCTGCTTAACCACCTTTACCTGGACCGGCTTCGGCTCTTCCTTCTTGATTATCTTTTTGATATCTATTATTGTGGTGCGTTCCCCTGCGGGGACCTTGCCCTGCTCTCGCAGGACCTTGGGTTCTTCCTTGGCGGCCTTCGCTCCATTGATCGCCGCTTTCTCTTTTATCTCCTTGCCCTTGGCTATATCAGCCTTTATCTGCTCAAAACTTCTCCTTAAAGGCGATTGGGCTTCGGCTTTCTCGAACCGTTTCTCTTTCGCCTGTCCCGGTTTCTTCTTGAAGACGATCGAGATGAGCTTCGAGACCGCGCTTGCGAGGGACATCACGATGGGAAATATAAGCAGCTCGGTCGCGAG
The nucleotide sequence above comes from Candidatus Omnitrophota bacterium. Encoded proteins:
- the pabB gene encoding aminodeoxychorismate synthase component I, yielding MEKTPLRLSLLDEDFLEERECFMLFETSLFDGENSKSYILFDPVDTIKVDRFSNVKRAFERIEEYSKGHFLAGYFSYELGYYFEKASFAPKDPSSRPLIHLCIFKNMMTFDHRTGMLSPRMPGLFTEEAGRRDFRVDNPRFNLTKHAYFRKISRIKKHIKNGDTYQVNLTGKYSFGFSGSAFSFYRDLKEKQNVPYGAFCKLGGGYLLSLSPELFFRRDGNTIYSRPMKGTIGRGANMKEDRSRISELKHNAKEVAGNLMIVDLIRNDLGKISKAGSVKVSSLFDVEKYNTLFQMTSTIKSVLRDDVTYFDIFRSLFPGGSVTGAPKIRTMQIIKDLEKADRKVYCGALGIIFPGNKAVFNLPIRTISISRGKGRVLSKAKGEMGVGGGITVDSDPEEEYRECVLKARFLTERHSPFSLIETMLWDGKFKFLDRHLGRMRDSAAYFGFVFDRAKITGKLKSARKAFKRGFQYRVRVLMPKDGEATIEASKIERNPGRSAAPVAVSGSRTDPGNLFLYHKTTNRGLYDAEYKRHRAKGYFDVIFLNTQDEVTEGAITNIVVKKNGRFYTPPLSSGLLPGVFRAYLIKTGRVKEKRIFLDDLRKADKVFLCNSVRGLVEVKLTSPCP
- a CDS encoding competence/damage-inducible protein A, which produces MIAEIISIGTEILLGQILNTNQQWLSLKLAELGIDVYHQSTVGDNPERLGRAIRQGMLRSDIVITTGGLGPTVDDITLEAISRAMPKKLIFHSAIASKIKAHFGSQCLNMPSGNLRQAHIPEGAKIFGNDVGTAPGFLVEQDGKMLIALPGPPRELNPMFERYAMPYLKKKAGPGRVMKIRTINITGLGEEAVDLKVKDLLKSPPPATVGIYAKPALIELKITAKAKNEKAAKTLIDRIDKKISARLKGYVFGRDNETLEGAVGKILAANAKTLAIAESCTGGLISTRITDIPGSSRYFRMGVVAYSNDAKISQLCVSPGTISKYGAVSRQTAIEMAKNIRDISGADIGLSVTGIAGPGGATKAKPVGLVYITLAMPGKTICKVFRFRGDREMIKFRSSQAALDLLRRYL
- a CDS encoding sensor domain-containing diguanylate cyclase, with product MEEKIGREKLQDHLRILQDSVRVFFQLETGLDQTLKAGLKSILEDIGFDAVYIFLYEETTNSLECYQARMRGKGIIAGESRIPVKDDGGGMLVDVFLGKSDSAIWDDGLQICLPLITADYKLGFLMADKLASKKKITPEEKNMLSDYAREFSRGIRHIKVFHANLRKISMLLALSKISEAMASTLELSHVLSIILKSAVEVLHFDRAKLYLIDKEENILKGVASADIRKVARPIEMEHYRIERGVNTIVDSLFDEGPPPVPGAQGTEGMFLYVPMMVKNARIGVLVVDNIFSQQPITKDERESIDILANQAAITIEKARLYEEVKELSIRDSLTGLYVHNFFLARLDEEVKRAVRSKEKFALIIIDIDGFKRYNDLYGHQAGDMIITSLADILKVHIRNFDVKGRPVDAIGRYGGDEFVVLLARSDTGNAVTVGKRLREAVKAKEIKVDGKSISFTISMGIAVYPDDGTTQQQLFKKADDALYWAKQHGKDQVCLVKDIGKKGSTDIF
- a CDS encoding extracellular solute-binding protein; amino-acid sequence: MKNPVSLKFWVMPIGGVDTGPMMDKEIEEFERTHPGIKIDLSIIPWTQAWKRIIFAAKTKQLPDIFQIGNTWTKTLASVGSLADLTSEASEERLKNKFHPVSWATCEDETTRLIHAIPWGAETRMLFYRKDMFKKFNLSAGDISTWELFEKTCSVLKGYDHGNGPIGVLGVSDIKDQGLVHDTVPWIWSSGGDYLSKDGLAAAFDKEEALRGIKFYFDLMNRDYAPVRERKVPAYPGHDFFITGKYAMCIAGAFVAADYIPGFFGTSSNRASPEIIDKFGVAFLPSGPAGRFSFAGGSNLAISNYSANKHEAWLFMKFLTSNESQVNLYKSIGTLPAGIEPFSEIFRGETDQEKVLKQTYSEYGRSYRQIDFWGGVEFIITEFFGNLIDAIKTRKYNEKYLASEARRYADQVNYILSL
- the thpR gene encoding RNA 2',3'-cyclic phosphodiesterase; the protein is MGETIRVFIAIEIPPEARDELISVQATLKRSGADVKWVEPENIHLSLRFIGDVGPDKAEEIKNQLAVVASASKAFELTIKGIGAFPDLDHPGVIWAGVDRGAAESARIADDLEAKLRAIGIAGEEREFHPHITLGRVRSGRNGDKLRGLVETVGFEAGPAIKAEYLTLFMSRLTPQGSVYTALLKAKMAISRTERFA
- a CDS encoding phosphatidylglycerophosphatase A encodes the protein MKTVIRLVSTCFYAGYIPKVSGTAGSVCGLLLFLLVNYSLPVTFITLSVLTAAALLVIRGAEELFGKKDSRRIVIDEAIGMMIALLFIPMRPELIALAFVLFRVFDITKPFPIKRIEKMESPWGVVLDDVVAAAYANLSVRLIAILAFKSAV
- the pgsA gene encoding CDP-diacylglycerol--glycerol-3-phosphate 3-phosphatidyltransferase; the encoded protein is MNLSNKLTISRIFLAFVLMYFLFAKWQGAKYFAFFTFAAASLTDYFDGYFARKENKITDFGKLMDPIADKILVLSAFLAFVELELIPAWTVVVIMAREVTVTGLRIAALTRGKVIEAEEAGKHKTVSQMIAVSMILIFLMFKDAGTSLAFWNVDTEKWLLNLIFFVMLITVALTLTSGISFFIKNRKLFN
- the rimO gene encoding 30S ribosomal protein S12 methylthiotransferase RimO; the encoded protein is MPTKISLISLGCARNLVDSEIILGTLKDSGFAVTASPRGADIVIVNTCSFIEDAKKESIETILDLIEFKNSGKIKGILVAGCLPQRYGKALQKEMGEIDGFIGVEGFARLPGIINDIMDGKRIYSVTRNPVYLYDWKTPRQALTPRHFAYIKISEGCSHKCSFCVIPKIRGRHRSRGMGSIVAEAQDLIGRGVKEINLIGQDTTLYGVDLYRRPALAELLKRLARLKGARWMRLMYAHPAHLNDGLISVIAGEERICKYIDLPVQHINDRILKAMRRGTSSASIRGLIARLRGRIPGIAIRTAVIAGFPGETDKEFKELLDFVKETRFERLGAFVYSAEEGTPAAGSNGRIPEKEKLARWNELMKAQRRISSDNNKRCIGRRFEVLIDEKEASGGKHYLGRTYMDAPEIDGGVYINGPGIRVGDFATARITGALEYDLISEKELAK
- a CDS encoding DUF4115 domain-containing protein; this encodes MESIGSRIKDARESKGISIDEAQKETRISGKILSAIEADRAQEFISGPVYIKSFIKKYADYLGLDGASLAESFTGEKPAFKEQISVLNKDDRWGTAPAGIKFPFKKMIYAAIAVLVIFFTVKFIGIAGSKTIAFFKSRPKAENKVVVSVKPKPAAKPAPKAAAAQALRIPKGENLMLSLKARADVYLKLRVDGSVVYDGILKKGSSEKWEAKESFEVSASKGEALTADMNGTPLAPLGKGVIKGLRLHK